In the Malassezia vespertilionis chromosome 1, complete sequence genome, one interval contains:
- a CDS encoding uncharacterized protein (TransMembrane:7 (o6-28i40-63o75-95i154-176o188-209i221-241o261-283i)), giving the protein MGEFLGLLTVCAAMLAGTYVVGTLPLAFQLSRDTLRKLELWGSGLLLGAALTVVIPEGIASVYQMEKDGASGKWLAAKDVVAVCLLSGFLLMFIVDQQMIAQSYDRVRRIARNARRAGLAGDEETVAIEEAYLANVPFYASDESHSIWPTRERLFAAVGGILGILIHALADGIAMGASSESDDASLRIVVLLAIVVHKAPASIGTCTLLMSRKLPKVDIRWAVMLFSLMTPIGALVTYSAIQMVLRFTGGSDAITSRDIGAVLSFSGGTFLYVAMHAVIELAVQPVATELRVETSEHHPHDHDHPIHVRTLEHEPDASSETYAVTGLARSLGLVILGSITPRLLQLLVGDEHD; this is encoded by the exons ATGGGCGAATTTTTGGGTCTGTTGACCGTGTGTGCGGCAATGCTGGCAGGCACGTACGTGGTAGGGACCTTGCCACTTGCTTTTCAGCTTTCACGCGATACATTGCGCAAGCTTGAGCTGTGGGGCTCGGGACTTTTGCTCGGTGCGGCACTCACGGTCGTCATCCCCGAAGGCATTGCAAGTGTATACCAAATGGAAAAAGACGGTGCGAGCGGCAAGTGGCTTGCAGCAAAAGATGTCGTCGCCGTGTGCCTTTTGAGCGGCTTTTTGCTCATGTTTAT CGTGGACCAGCAGATGATTGCTCAGTCCTACGACCGCGTACGACGGATTGCGCGTAATGCTCGGCGAGCGGGCCTTGCTGGAGATGAGGAGACGGTTGCTATCGAGGAAGCGTACCTCGCCAATGTCCCGTTTTACGCCTCGGACGAGTCACACTCAATTTGGCCCACACGCGAGCGTTTGTTTGCAGCCGTCGGTGGCATATTGGGTATTCTCATccatgcgcttgccgacggTATTGCTATGGGTGCATCTTCTGAGAGTGACGACGCTTCGCTACGGATTGTAGTCCTCCTTGCGATTGTGGTGCACAAAGCACCGGCCTCGATCGGGACATGCACCTTGCTCATGTCCAGAAAGCTACCGAAAGTCGATATTCGTTGGGCTGTGATGCTGTTCAGTCTAATGACCCCTATTGGCGCGCTGGTCACGTACAGTGCGATTCAAATGGTGCTCCGTTTCACAGGTGGGTCGGATGCGATTACTAGCCGCGATAttggcgcggtgctcaGCTTTTCAGGTGGCACGTTCCTTTATGTTGCCATGCACGCTGTCATTGAGCTGGCCGTGCAGCCCGTGGCGACAGAGCTGCGAGTGGAGACTAGCGAGCACCATCCGCACGACCATGACCACCCGATCCATGTGCGCACATTGGAGCACGAGCCAGACGCGTCGTCAGAGACCTATGCCGTCACTGGACTTGCACGCAGCCTAGGGCTTGTCATCTTGGGCTCTATCACTCCCCGactcttgcagctgctcgtcggcgACGAGCACGACTAG
- the ERD2 gene encoding endoplasmic reticulum retention protein (COG:U; EggNog:ENOG503NUY8; TransMembrane:4 (i31-50o56-76i88-106o126-149i)) — MKLFFIASSLYILYLMKVQFRTRHEVDIDSIRLDVLLGTCFVLSLLFNYKFTPIEIAWSFSIFLEAVAILPQMFLLQRLGEAETITTHYIFALGAYRALYILNWIYRYVALCTSDASLMFEPKHHFDYITFVAGLVQTGLYADFFYIYFTKVIQGQKFELPA, encoded by the exons ATGAAACTGTTCTTTATCGCAAGCTCGCTTTACATCCTATACCTGATGAAGGTACAGTTCCGGACGCGCCATGAGGTCGACATTGACTCGATTCGGCTGGATGTGTTACTGGGCACATGCTTTGTGCTCTCGCTCTTGTTTAATTACAAGTTTACGCCGATCGAAATTGCATGGTCGTTTAGTATTTTTTTGGAGGCTGTCGCGATCTTGCCGCAAATGTTCCTTCTGCAGCGGTTGGGCGAGGCGGAGACGATTACAACGCATTACATCTTTGCACTTGGCGCCTATCGGGCACTTTATATCCTGAACTGGATTTACCGGTATGTGGCCCTGTGCACCTCTGACGCCAGCCTGATGTTTGAGCCGAAGCACCACTTTGACTATATCACATTTGTTGCTGGCTTAGTGCAGACCGGGCTGTACGCCGACTTTTTCTACA TCTATTTCACCAAGGTGATTCAAGGACAAAAGTTTGAGCTTCCTGCGTAA
- the SPA2 gene encoding component of the polarisome (EggNog:ENOG503NTZI; COG:S; BUSCO:EOG092659DX) yields the protein MGSVVRATLPYSAYIRARHYSSAPYVAAQLDTYEYSKLVDGSLDSLCDGLEELIETEDIESLGGGDVSEWDIEYATGVLTLRLGTFGTYVINKQPPSRQVWLSSPSSGPKRFDYDAQQARWFTYKDDQVYDLESLLNAELSQVFRMGSRLLHQLTSLGGKDSSHAHDAMQSSGNRVETPSPQKHSLFGKNGSFGSPMGANTSGVLGKMGNVNLSSPPGPNTSQVLEGYNHSPFRQGDAQSDGMLRGTGAAAEPSFASHAQASAPTNPPISDDMNAAYRGATDFAKQDQVSPEYAQSYQMLQGAQGQAQQGQLQAQLQAQQQAQQQAQQQAQQGQLQAQQQALQQAQQGQFQAQQQAQQQAQQYAQQYAQQQAQLQAQLQAQQQAQQAQNQNQQLQSPFQGQSQREPQSQSQPFQGQQHQQYSQQIAQQQLQQQFQAQQQTQQLQQLQQQLLQPQGQAQQYEQRVQEAQYPQFAQQFEAPAQDAPKEPYAQTGAADTQSPAKSVYNASAGTTPTRQRLDMSEITHVSRSYYIELLDFFRSQTSKTSLLSHSRSNAREKLARLSKQQFAELSTDVHDELKRRQTNTDSENAMPYLPGRDEFHPKRNQARQKLATLPKNRFRDLASDVFFELERRFPEFPAELRPESIEEIMAPREEPREALTQSPAQPPVQSLQGVAVEQSVIAQSTGDGMQVQQTTSEVFVPARSTAVEEDVKLPYATETREVQDADAPEHAEAYLHARASALQARSAEEMSELRSMYEERIHSLQRSVEQADNRAAALEKQYSAALQEADNRAAALEKQYSAALQEADNRAAALEKQYSAALQEADNRAAALEKQYSAALQEADNRAAALEKQYSAALQEAEQLRARNQGLEAHIQHLEQVIDANIAQVQQLRTTNEERELALSEGRRELADKHRALEASGSELERRQTAFDALHAEFTALHAKHTSDAVSREAQAVDEAAWKRDIERMQRDTQQQHQFVQELRNEVASLLEELRRLSARNDAMTADKESDVAIIRDLHGQLTFHKRQLDTAKAELRSTKTTSYLWMQPMRSEEWMHVSERGAIADTNLASFQNSIDELLSASRSGAPSNVLVAMKTVVLSTTLITDDVAKYESMPNNGLELLSQQQFGDLPSLKVSMSEALANLMNACRNHASSQGLSPVSLIDAAATHVAMAVVEMIKLLKLRKTRDVHDADTTPQMDDSAASPAGLKPLHMTQRGVTSPPSSAVLGAGRTRRMPSQGTLRGISYNSETPRVQLDDAEEQRNVGVGGYSPAHYDGQAPLQSPAFDAARAPPNAGPSPWSVVQSTDGPKVQESPMRANAAAVRRLPSVPSAPSPIQAQTPTLSLPRRMPSGERVQPSADYSRGLAPMVGASPIVSASPSMANATSPVLSTISHESQNKAPVSPNLTADISAAQRETEETRAALQPNIARPTLASMALGAMGTAAAMGGTAAPISHVETRSLTETRIPEERVQETWPENAGALADERNERNENWAELRNYIEVQTEAIVHSIQSLLSALREGVQGPQLNENLTQITTIVFSIVAISRDHLPRSTSPQGAPIAKEAERIFADLTENCDRLSDMQTDTSFDRTTKSVMASASYGVAKGLKALNELLNDADEAATLA from the exons ATGGGCAGCGTTGTGCGCGCTACGT TGCCGTATTCTGCATacattcgcgcgcgccattaCTCTTCGGCGCCGTacgttgcggcgcagttGGACACGTACGAGTACAGCAAGCTGGTCGACGGCTCGCTCGACTCGCTGTGTGACGGGCTGGAGGAGCTAATCGAGACGGAAGACATCGAGTCGCTCGGTGGCGGAGACGTGAGCGAGTGGGACATCGAGTATGCG ACGGGCGTCCTCACGCTGCGACTCGGCACGTTTGGGACCTATGTGATCAACAAGCAGCCACCGTCGCGCCAGGTATGGTTGTCGAGCCCAAGCAG CGGCCCGAAACGATTCGACTACGATGCCCAGCAGGCGCGCTGGTTTACCTACAAGGATGACCAGGTGTACGACCTCGAGTCCCTCTTAAATGCTGAGCTCAGCCAAGTTTTCC GCATGGGTTCGCGGCTGCTGCACCAGCTTACATCACTAGGCGGGAAAGACAGTTCGCACGCCCACGATGCAATGCAGTCGAGTGGAAATCGCGTCGAGACGCCCTCGCCGCAGAAACACTCCTTGTTTGGTAAGAACGGCTCGTTTGGCTCGCCAATGGGTGCAAACACGTCCGGCGTACTAGGCAAGATGGGCAATGTGAACTTGTCGTCGCCTCCGGGGCCGAACACGTCGCAAGTTCTTGAGGGATACAATCACTCGCCGTTTCGCCAAGGTGATGCGCAGAGCGATGGGATGTTGCGGGGCACtggtgccgctgcagagcCCTCGTTTGCGAGTCATGCGCAGGCATCGGCACCGACAAATCCGCCGATCAGTGATGATATGAATGCAGCGTACCGTGGAGCGACGGATTTTGCGAAGCAGGACCAAGTCTCGCCCGAGTATGCGCAGTCGTACCAGATGCTCCAAGGAGCCCAAGGGCAGGCCCAGCAAGGACAGCTCCAGGCCCAGCTCCAAGCTCAGCAGCAGGCTCAGCAGCAGGCCCAGCAGCAGGCCCAGCAAGGACAGCTCCAGGCTCAGCAGCAGGCTCTGCAGCAGGCCCAGCAAGGACAGTTCCAGGCTCAGCAGCAGGCTCAGCAGCAGGCTCAGCAGTATGCCCAGCAGTATGCCCAACAGCAGGCTCAGCTTCAGGCTCAGCTTCAGGCCCAGCAGCAAGCCCAGCAAGCCCAGAATCAGAACCAACAGCTCCAGAGCCCATTCCAAGGCCAGTCTCAACGAGAGCCCCAATCCCAATCCCAACCATTCCAAGGTCAGCAACACCAGCAGTACTCGCAGCAGATTGCTcagcagcagctccagcagcAGTTCCAAGCCCAGCAGCAAACACAGCAGCTCCAGCAACTCCAGCAACAGCTCCTGCAGCCGCAAGGCCAAGCCCAGCAAtacgagcagcgcgtccaAGAAGCCCAGTACCCTCAATTTGCGCAGCAATTCGAGGCACCGGCCCAGGACGCTCCCAAAGAGCCGTATGCCCAAacgggcgctgcagacacACAGAGCCCAGCGAAGAGTGTATACAATGCGTCGGCCGGCACGACGCCTACGAGGCAGCGCCTTGACATGAGCGAAATCACGCATGTAAGCCGCAGCTACTACatcgagctcctcgactTCTTCCGCTCGCAAACAAGCAAGACGTCGCTCCTCTCACactcgcgcagcaatgCGCGTGAGAAGCTGGCGCGTCTCAGCAAGCAGcagtttgccgagctcTCCACGGACGTCCACGACGAGCTCAAACGGCGTCAGACCAACACGGACAGTGAGAATGCGATGCCCTACCTGCCCGGCCGTGACGAATTCCATCCCAAACGCaaccaagcgcgccagAAACTGGCGACGCTCCCCAAGAACCGCTTCCGCGACTTGGCCAGCGACGTCTTTTTCGAGCTTGAACGCCGCTTCCCCGAATTCCCCGCCGAGCTCCGCCCCGAGTCGATCGAGGAGATCATGGCTCCCCGCGAAGAaccgcgcgaagcgcttACCCAGTCCCCAGCGCAGCCTCCTGTGCAGTCCCTCCAGGGTGTTGCTGTGGAACAAAGCGTCATAGCACAGAGCACAGGCGACGGGATGCAAGTCCAGCAGACCACCTCGGAAGTATTTgttccagcgcgcagcaccgccgtcgAGGAAGACGTCAAGCTTCCTTACGCTACAGAAACGCGCGAAGTCCAAGACGCCGACGCGCCCGAGCATGCCGAGGCGTatttgcacgcgcgtgcatcggcgctccaagcgcggAGCGCTGAGGAAATGAGCGAGCTGCGCAGTATGTacgaggagcgcatccaTTCcctccagcgcagcgtcgagcaggccgacaaccgcgccgccgcgctcgagaaGCAGTacagtgcggcgctccaagaGGCCGACaaccgcgccgccgcgctcgagaaGCAGTacagtgcggcgctccaagaGGCCGACaaccgcgccgccgcgctcgagaaGCAGTacagtgcggcgctccaagaGGCCGACaaccgcgccgccgcgctcgagaaGCAGTacagtgcggcgctccaagaGGCCGACaaccgcgccgccgcgctcgagaaGCAGTacagtgcggcgctccaagaggccgagcagctgcgcgcgcgcaaccAGGGTCTCGAGGCGCACATACAGCATCTCGAGCAAGTAATTGACGCTAACATCGCCCAGGTCCAGCAGCTCCGCACGACCAACGAGGAacgcgagcttgcgctgaGCGAAGGgcgccgcgagcttgccgacaagcaccgcgcgctcgaaGCGTCCGGCTCtgagctcgagcgccgccagacCGCCTTTGACGCGCTCCATGCCGAGTTCACTGCCCTCCACGCCAAGCACACTTCCGATGCCGTCAGccgcgaggcgcaggcaGTCGACGAGGCGGCATGGAAGCGCGACAttgagcgcatgcagcgcgacacgcagcagcagcaccagTTTGTccaggagctgcgcaacgaaGTCGCCTCCCtcctcgaggagctgcgccgtctcagcgcgcgcaatgatGCCATGACTGCGGACAAGGAGTCGGACGTGGCCATCATCCGCGACCTGCACGGCCAGCTGACGTTCCACAAGCGCCAGCTTGACACGGCCAAggccgagctgcgcagcaccaaGACCACTTCGTACCTCTGGATGCAGCCCATGCGTTCGGAAGAGTGGATGCACGTCtcggagcgcggcgcgattgcAGACACCAACCTCGCCTCGTTCCAAAACTCGATTGACGAGCTGCTttctgcctcgcgctctggcgcgccgagcaatGTGCTCGTTGCGATGAAGACCGTGGTGCTCTCCACCACGCTTATCACCGACGACGTTGCCAAGTACGAGAGCATGCCGAACAATGGCCTCGAGCTTCTCTCCCAGCAGCAGTTCGGCGACTTGCCGAGCCTCAAGGTGAGCATGTCCGAGGCGCTGGCAAACCTGATGAATGCGTGCAGGAACCACGCATCGAGCCAGGGACTCTCCCCGGTGAGCCTCATTGACGCCGCCGCTACGCACGTCGCCATGGCCGTCGTCGAGATGatcaagctgctcaagctGCGGAAGACGCGCGACGTCCATGACGCCGACACCACGCCCCAGATGGACGACTCCGCGGCGTCCCCGGCGGGCCTCAAGCCGCTGCATATGacccagcgcggcgtcaCTTCTCCCCCCAGCTCCGCGGTGCTTGGTGCGGGCcgtacgcgccgcatgccGAGCCAAGGGACCCTGCGCGGCATCTCGTACAATAGTGAGACCCCGCGCGTCCAGCTCGACGACGCCGAGGAGCAGAGGAATGTTGGTGTGGGAGGCTACTCTCCCGCGCACTATGacggccaagcgccgctccaAAGCCCTGCTTTtgacgctgcacgcgcaccCCCCAATGCAGGGCCCAGCCCTTGGAGCGTTGTCCAGTCCACTGACGGCCCCAAGGTCCAGGAAAGCcccatgcgtgcaaatgccgctgctgtgcgtcgcCTCCCTtctgtgccgagcgcaccgAGCCCTATCCAAGCGCAGACGCCCACACTGAGcctgccgcggcgcatgccgtcgggcgagcgtgtgcagccCAGCGCGGACTATTCGCGGGGCCTTGCGCCCATGGTGGGCGCTTCGCCGATAGTGAGTGCGTCGCCGTCGATGGCGAATGCCACCTCGCCCGTCCTGTCTACCATCTCGCACGAGTCGCAGAACAAAGCGCCTGTATCGCCCAACCTCACCGCTGATATCTCtgccgcccagcgcgagACGGAAgagacgcgcgcggcgctccagcCGAACATTGCGCGGCCCACGTTGGCTTCGATGGCGCTCGGAGCGATGGGCACAGCTGCCGCGATGGGCGGAACAGCCGCGCCCATCTCGCACGTCGAGACGCGCAGCCTGACCGAGACGCGGATTCCGGaggagcgcgtgcaggagACGTGGCCCGAGAATGCCGGCGCTCttgccgacgagcgcaacgAGCGCAACGAGAACTGggccgagctgcgcaactaTATCGAAGTGCAGACCGAGGCGATTGTGCACTCCATCCAGTCCTTGctctcggcgctgcgtgagGGCGTCCAAGGGCCACAGCTCAATGAGAACCTCACGCAGATCACCACGATTGTCTTTTCGATCGTCGCCATCTCGCGTGATcatttgccgcgctcgacatcgCCGCAAGGTGCGCCGATTGCCAAAGAAGCGGAGCGCATTTTTGCAGACCTCACGGAGAACTGCGACCGGCTCAGCGATATGCAGACAGACACGAGCTTTGACCGGACTACGAAGAGTGTTATGGCGAGTGCCAGCTACGGGGTGGCTAAAGGCCTCAAAGCGCTCAACGAGCTGCTCAACGACGCGGACGAGGCGGCAACGCTTGCTTAG
- a CDS encoding uncharacterized protein (EggNog:ENOG503NVAM; COG:E), producing the protein MPIQTQLTEALGLRAPLVMGGMQYVGKPALAAAVSNAGGLGVITALTQPSPEALKDAINEANSLLDPAIVAERPKYGAIGVNITLLPAIMPPDYGAYVRAAIDAGVRIFETAGNNPGDIIKMAKDAGAYVIHKCTSVRHGKTAVRLGADMLSIDGFECAGHPGEDDVGGLILLAIAAEQLSVPFIASGGIANGQGLAAVLMLGAQGANMGTRFMATKESDIHDNIKQVILQSGERDTVHILRTLHNTARVFKNSVTKEIVQKEDRGVDFQEILPLVAGTRGRKVYELGDPDAGVWTAGLTVALIHDIPTCKELVGRMLADAESQICGMAAKISPKPHL; encoded by the coding sequence ATGCCGATCCAGACACAGTTGACCGAAGCGCTGGGCCTGCGCGCGCCCCTCGTCATGGGTGGCATGCAGTATGTGGGAAAGCCCGcacttgctgctgctgtgaGCAATGCTGGCGGCCTTGGTGTAATTACAGCGCTTACGCAGCCGTCGCCTGAAGCGCTGAAAGATGCGATCAACGAGGCCAACAGCCTGCTGGACCCTGCCATTGTCGCGGAGCGTCCCAAGTACGGCGCGATCGGTGTCAACATTACGCTGCTTCCTGCTATAATGCCGCCGGACTACGGGGCATACGTACGCGCGGCAATCGATGCCGGTGTGCGCATCTTTGAGACGGCCGGCAATAACCCCGGCGACATTATCAAAATGGCCAAAGACGCCGGTGCGTACGTAATCCACAAATGCACAAGCGTGCGCCATGGGAAGACTGCGGTGCGACTCGGTGCAGACATGCTCAGCATCGACGGTTTCGAGTGTGCGGGCCACCCCGGCGAGGACGACGTGGGTGGTTTGATCCTGTTGGCAAtcgctgccgagcagctaAGTGTTCCTTTCATTGCATCTGGCGGGATTGCGAACGGACAAGGACTTGCCGCTGTACTCATGCTCGGTGCACAAGGTGCGAATATGGGCACGCGCTTTATGGCGACTAAAGAGAGCGACATCCACGACAACATCAAGCAAGTGATTTTGCAATctggcgagcgcgacacggTTCACATTTTGCGTACGCTGCACAATACCGCGCGTGTGTTCAAGAACAGCGTCACGAAAGAGATTGTGCAAAAAGAGGACCGCGGCGTCGACTTCCAGGAAATCCTGCCGCTTGTCGCCGGCACGCGCGGACGCAAAGTGTACGAATTAGGCGACCCCGATGCGGGCGTGTGGACTGCGGGCCTTACCGTGGCGCTGATCCATGATATCCCAACGTGCAAAGAGCTCGTCGGTCGTATGCTAGCCGATGCAGAGTCTCAGATCTGCGGCATGGCGGCAAAAATATCGCCAAAGCCGCATTTGTAG
- the SFC1 gene encoding Mitochondrial succinate-fumarate transporter (COG:C; EggNog:ENOG503NVPF): MAPSANSAGKPKTSAATQLIAGGVAGFAEACICHPLDTIKVRMQLSRKGRGTGEKPRGFFATGMHIVRRETPLGLYKGLGAVIAGIVPKMAIRFMSFEQYKAWFANKTTGVTSPQGVFVSGLMAGTTEAVMVVNPMEVVKIRLQAQQHSLADPMEKPRYHNAAHALYTIIREEGFLTLYRGVALTAARQATNQAANFTAYQELKNFAQRTQQVAELPSYQTATIGLISGALGPFTNAPIDTIKTRIQKAGKVPGETAFGRVVKVAGEMFQQEGVSAFWKGITPRVARVAPGQAVVFTIYEKIKNLIEDGQIKRAEEKIKDTLVAK, encoded by the coding sequence ATGGCTCCCTCTGCAAACAGCGCTGGCAAGCCAAAAACCTCGGCAGCAACGCAGCTCATTGCTGGCGGTGTGGCAGGATTTGCGGAAGCATGTATCTGTCACCCTCTCGACACGATCAAGGTCCGCATGCAGCTGTCCCGCAAGgggcgcggcacgggcgAGAAACCGCGCGGGTTTTTTGCAACGGGCATGCAcatcgtgcgccgcgagacTCCGCTAGGCTTGTACAAGGGTCTCGGTGCTGTGATCGCCGGTATCGTGCCCAAGATGGCGATTCGCTTCATGAGTTTCGAGCAGTACAAGGCGTGGTTCGCAAACAAGACCACGGGCGTCACATCACCGCAGGGTGTGTTTGTCTCTGGTCTTATGGCCGGTACTACGGAAGCTGTAATGGTTGTCAACCCCATGGAAGTTGTCAAGATCCGTCttcaagcgcagcagcactCGCTTGCTGATCCGATGGAGAAGCCGCGGTACCACAacgccgcacacgcccTCTACACGATCATCCGCGAGGAGGGCTTCTTGACGCTCTACCGCGGTGTTGCGCTCACTGCCGCACGGCAAGCAACGAATCAGGCTGCCAACTTTACTGCGTACCAGGAGCTGAAGaactttgcgcagcgcacgcagcaaGTCGCGGAGCTGCCTTCGTACCAGACTGCGACCATTGGCCTTATTTCCGGTGCACTCGGTCCGTTTACCAATGCGCCGATCGATACCATCAAGACGCGTATCCAAAAGGCCGGCAAGGTCCCGGGCGAGACTGCGTTTGGCCGCGTCGTCAAGGTCGCGGGCGAGATGTTCCAGCAGGAGGGCGTCAGCGCTTTCTGGAAGGGTATCACCCCGCGTGTTGCCCGTGTCGCGCCGGGCCAGGCGGTTGTATTTACCATCTACGAAAAGATCAAAAACCTGATCGAAGACGGCCAGATCAAACGGGCCGAAGAAAAGATCAAGGACACGCTGGTGGCAAAGTAG
- a CDS encoding uncharacterized protein (COG:A; BUSCO:EOG09261ZFN; EggNog:ENOG503NX75), protein MSAHTSPSIAAASGTTEEPEATHSPTQERSASEDCVGTPGPCTEFDSPHQQPFTNGINTHTELDGREPMQHAGAPYAMNIAPGYANMLAAPMQSPHAMMPSMVAGQPPLGWNGTVPYMMPMGYAPSYGAPYTHVAPEYNGVTPRMQHSPMPMAPVGRTVYVGNIPPEATVAELLSLVKFGPIDNVRMLPEKNCAFISFLSGQFAAAFHADSSVKRVSLHNQELKIGWGKPSVPPPDVLMAVQQHQASRNVYIGQLDEHITEQDLRDSLGRFGPIDQVKIVRDQGIGFVHFLSIQTAMKVVSILPTEPNWSKKRINFGKDRCAYVPKGQQQIQAHNNQAAAMGLAAATWLGYPTGCFQPYYERNNTVRGGEMDPEAEQARANLTSVEPQYHQLGNRTVYLGNLHQDTTAEDICNHVRGGILQNVRYLPDRHIAFVTFIDSNAALAFFHLASGTGITIHNRRLKIGWGKPSGPLSPALALAVQSGASRNVYMGNIDDPKLMNEDKIRADLSEFGTLEMVNTLRERNCAFANFTNIQSAIKCIEALKHCADYTTIKISYGKDRCGNPPRQLSKLPISWANSRNKQPLETAKTSNSAEALSETSTHK, encoded by the exons ATGTCTGCACATACATCACCTAGCATCGCTGCCGCTTCCGGCACCACGGAGGAGCCTGAAGCGACACACTCTCCTACTCAGGAACGAAGCGCATCCGAGGACTGTGTAGGCACGCCTGGGCCGTGCACGGAATTTGATAGTCCTCACCAGCAGCCATTCACAAACGGGATAAACACGCACACAGAACTGGATGGGCGCGAGCCGATGCAgcatgcaggcgcgccgtacgcaATGAACATTGCGCCTGGGTATGCAAATATGCTTGCTGCACCCATGCAATCGCCACACGCAATGATGCCGTCCATGGTCGCAGGACAGCCCCCGCTTGGGTGGAACGGCACGGTGCCTTACATGATGCCAATGGGCTATGCACCATCctacggcgcgccgtacacACACGTCGCGCCAGAGTACAATGGCGTgacgccgcgcatgcagcaTTCTCCAATGCCTATGGCACCTGTGGGCCGCACCGTGTACGTCGGGAATATTCCGCCCGAGGCCACCGTTGCAGAGCTGCTCTCCCTCGTCAAGTTTGGGCCGATTGACAACGTGCGGATGCTTCCTGAGAAGAACTGTGCATTTATCTCCTTCCTCAGCGGTCAATTTGCCGCTGCGTTCCACGCCGACTCGTCGGTAAAGCGTGTCTCGCTGCACAACCAGGAGCTCAAGATCGGCTGGGGCAAGCCCagtgtgccgccgccggacGTGTTGATGGCCGTTCAGCAACACCAGGCATCGCGCAATGTGTACATTGGACAGCTCGATGAACATATTACCGAGCAGGATCTGCGCGATAGTCTGGGCCGCTTCGGCCCGATCGACCAAGTCAAGATCGTACGCGATCAGGGCATTGGGTTTGTCCACTTCCTCTCCATCCAGACCGCGATGAAGGTCGTGTCTATCTTGCCGACCGAGCCGAACTGGAGCAAGAAACGGATCAACTTCGGCAAGGACCGGTGTGCATATGTGCCCAAAGGGCAGCAGCAAATACAAGCGCATAACAACCAGGCCGCCGCGATGGGCTTGGCCGCCGCGACATGGCTTGGCTACCCCACGGGATGCTTTCAGCCTTATTACGAGCGCAACAACACCGTGCGTGGCGGCGAGATGGATCCCGAAGCCgaacaagcgcgcgcaaatttGACCAGTGTCGAGCCGCAGTACCACCAGCTGGGAAATCGCACAGTGTACTTGGGCAATCTGCACCAGGACACGACCGCGGAGGACATTTGCAACCATGTCCGCGGCGGCATTCTACAAAATGTGCGCTACCTGCCGGACCGGCACATTGCATTCGTTACCTTTATCGATtcaaacgccgcgctcgcttTTTTCCACTTGGCCTCGGGCACTGGCATTACAATCCACAACCGACGCTTAAAAATTGGGTGGGGCAAGCCTTCGGGGCCGCTAAGCCCAGCACTCGCGCTTGCAGTtcagagcggcgcatcgagaaATGTATACATGGGCAACATTGACGACCCGAAACTGATGAACGAGGACAAAATTCGCGCGGATTTGTCTGAGTTCGGGACATTGGAAATGGTGaatacgctgcgcgaacGCAACTGT GCATTTGCCAACTTTACCAATATTCAGTCTGCGATCAAATGTATCGAGGCACTCAAGCACTGTGCCGACTACACGACGATCAAAATCTCCTACGGCAAAGACCGCTGCGGGAATCCACCGCGGCAATTGAGCAAGCTGCCGATAAGCTGGGCAAATTCCCGGAATAAGCAGCCACTAGAGACGGCAAAGACGAGCAATAGTGCAGAGGCGCTCTCAGAAACCAGCACCCACAAGTAA